The following is a genomic window from Psychrobacter immobilis.
GTGTCTGTTGGGCGGGTGATCAAAATGATAGCAACTGTGGTCGCTGTGAAAAATGTGTTAGGACGCGTCTCAATTTTTTGGTTGCAGGTATAGATAACCCTCAATGTTTTAGCGAGCCCATGGACTCATCACTTTTTAAATCAATGGCTCTAAAGGGCAGGGCTGTCAGCATAGATTGGAAGTTAATTCGTCATGAGATGATTAAAACGGGTAGAGGTCTTGAATGGCTGCCATACATTGAAAAAGCACTCAAACGTAAACCGCCTCCTAACTTGAATAAATTGTTTCCTGTTGGCTCAAGGCGTCGTATGTGGGTGAAAAAGCTGTTAATGAGAAACGAATAAGGGAGCATTAAAAATGAATATTGCTGCTATAAAAAAGCTCATTCCGCTCAGATTAAAAAAACACTTAGCCGCCTATATGGGAGCGAGAAGTTTACCGTTACCAACTGGTAAACGGTGCTTTATTTTTCTTGCCGCCGACTATGGCAATATTGGTGATATTGCTATTTCTCACGCGCAAAAGCAGTATTTGCAACGTGTGCTGACGGATTATGATGTTGTTAGTGTGGCTATCAGTCAAACCAGATTTGTGCTCAATGCCATTAAACAGCAAATAAAAGAGACGGATATCGTTACTATCATCGGCGGCGGTAATATGGGTGGCACGTATCCTGATATTGAGGAGCTGCGCCAATTAGTCATCAAGTCATTTCCTGCCAATCGTATCGTTTGTTTTCCTCAGACACTAGATTGGAATGATTCTATTCAATCTAAACGTGCCTTGCAGCGTATTGTAAAAGTCTACGCCAAGCATCCAGATATACATGTTTTTGCCAGAGAGTCGATAACAGCGGCAAAACTCATCGAGCTTTTTGCTGAGTACAGTAATGTGCATATTGGTCTCGTACCAGATATTGTGATGAGCGCTAATGCCACAGTGCTGGGTACGACAGATTGCTTAGCGCCTTCAGGTATTTTGCGCTGCTTACGAGATGACAAAGAAGCCGCATTATCAGCTGAGCAATACGCCATGATAGACAAAGCCTTAGCAGATACTGGCTATCAGATTGAAAAGACCGATACACACGCTGGTGGTTCGCAACTCGATGAGGCACATTGCACAAAATTACTGACGGACAAGCTTAGTCAATTCCGTGCTGCAAAATTGGTCGTGACTGACCGGCTGCATGGCATGATTTTATGTTTGCTATCGGGTACGCCGTGCTTGGTACTCCCGAACGCCAATCATAAGATAAGACAGACGCAGTTGGACTGGTTAGGCGGTCATCCAAGGCTGGTGTTTTTAGAATTGGAAGAGATTGCTGATATTGCAACATTCATCGATAGCCTCCTGTCCCTGCCTCACGGTACGATGGATGAGTCTCCAGTTGATATAGCTGAGTATGATGACCTAAAAAAAGCGCTGGTAGCGATATGACGACTATCGAAACGCCATTAGTGAGTGTCATCGTACCAGTGTATAACGTTGCGTCATATATCGATGCTTGCTTGGCATCCATTAAGCAGCAGACTTATCAGAATATTGAAATTATCGTTGTAGAAGATTGCTCCACTGATGATTCAAACCAAGCACTCGCGTCACATCTCATAGATGAGCGTATAAAAGTCATTCAGCATCATAAAAACAGCGGTCTTTCTGCGGCACGTAATACTGGTATCAAGTCTGCGATAGGCGAATATATGATGTTCGTTGATTCTGATGACATTATAGACTCTCGATTGGTGGCAGCGTGTGTGGATTGTGCGCTCACCACGCACGCAGAGGGCGTGACGTATGGCTTTACACCATTCAAAGATGGCATCACAGAGACAGATCTGCCGTATCCCGCTAGCAATTTAGCATTTGAGGCAACCAAAATAGACGGCTCATATTTTAGCTTACCGCATTTTGCATGGCTCAAATTTATTAAATCTAGCGCAGTGCGGTCGGCCTCGTTACAGTTCCCAGTGGGTCTGTACTACGAAGATTGGCCTTTTCATTGGCATCTTGGCTTAGCTACTAATATTAAGTATCACCTGCCCATTGATTTTTATCTATACAGACAGCGTGGCACGTCGATCACAGGGTCAACAGATAAAAAGCTATTAGACCTTTTCGTTATCCATGCAGAAGTCATCAGTTTAGTAGAGGACTATCAAGCGGATGAGGTTAAAAAAACGCTCGCCAATAAAATTAAACAAAGTCATTGGATTATCCTTACTCGTATAGATAATGACTATTTATCAGCTGCAGTAGCACAAGCTAAAAAAGCAGATAAAACGTTACGACTAAAGGGTTATAAGAGCGATTTGACCGTAAGAAATATGATGATTAGTAATATCGTACGTATGCCGACGCAAGTTGCCTTGCTGATGTTACAGGTGCTTCGTCAAGCGCTAGACAAAAGAGCAAGGGTTAAAGGTCAAGAGCAAGCAGATTCAGAATAGTTTTGAAAAATACGTTTGGTTTTATGGCTTCTTAATAGGTAAAGAGATGACTATTCAGAGAGTGCTGCACATCGTGGGAAAAATGGATCGGGCTGGGGCAGAGACCATGCTCATGAATCTATATCGCCATATAGATCATAGCCAGATTCAGTTTGATTTTATCACTTTTACCGACGAGGTCGGTGACTATGATGCTGAAATAATAGCGCTAGGCGGTAGGATTATACCGATTTTAGCGGATCATTCATTAGCGCGTATGTGGCAGCTTAAAAACTTCCTTAAACAACACCCTGACTATCAAATCGTTCATGCTCATATGCTATTAAACAATGCTTTTCATCTGCTGGCTGCTAAAGGTGCTGGCGTGCCGCATCGCATTTCACATTCTCATAGCACCAGTAATGGTAAAACCAATATTGTTAAAAAAATATATGAACAGTGGGCATTCATTACCAATCGTAAATTGGCCACGGATAAAATGAGTTGCGGTGGACAAGCGGCAAATTACCTATTTGGCAGCATAAAAGACGTGTGGCTATTGCCCAATGCTGTTGACATACAGCAGATGATGACAGTCGCTAACCAATCAAGACAGTATCTCGGTAAAGAATTTGGCGATGAGGGGCTAAAAATCATCCAAGTTGGTCGTCTAAATGAGGTTAAAAACCATCAGTTTTCTTTAGAGATCGCTGAGCAGTTAAAAAAACGTCAAATCGCTTTTACCTTATACATTGTTGGACAAGGTTCATTGGATATGAGGCTCAGGCAACAAGTAGCAGATAAGTCACTCCTAGATACAGTCAAGTTTTTGGGGATGCGTACGGATATCACAGAATTAATGGCCAGCGCCGACTATATGATTATGCCTTCGTTGCACGAGGGTTTCCCTGTCGTCTTGGTCGAGAGCCAAACAGTTGGGTTAAAGGCGTTGGTTTCTGACCAAGTATCGCCTGAAGTAGATTTAGGACTTGGATTAGTACAGTTTTTACCGATTCACTCAGCCAAGGATTGGGTTGATTGCTTATTAGCGCCTAAACAGCCAAAGCCCAATGAAAAAGACATAACCACAGCGCTGAATTTATATGGATTTAGTGCTGCTACCAACGCGCAAATACTAATGCAAAAGTACTTGAGTATGTGACGGAGTGGTTGCTTCTTATCTATAGTTGTTCCAAGGTAGTTTGGACGGAATAAGAAAAAAATCGAGGTGAATAGGAAGGCTATAGATACTAGACGGTGTAAACCTGCCACCGCATCCGATTTATATAAGATTGACGACATCTACTTTTATAGAGGGTTAAATGCTTCCATACCTGCTGGTTCTTAGCCTTGTTATTTTTTGGATCGTACTGGAGAAAAAATCTCTCAATCGTACGTCTTTTTGGCTGCCGCTAATTATATTGACAGTGTTTGCAGGTCTTCGTAGCTACCGAGTCGGTACGGATACAGGAAACTATACGAGAAATTTCAACAGCCAATTGAATGCCGAATACTTTAGGTTCAACGAAGACATTGAGTTCGGTTATCAGTTATTAGAGTATGCGTTGTTACGTATGACCACTCATTATTTTTGGCTGCTTGTCATTACCAGTTTAATTATTGTCTATTGCTATCTTAGAGTGATTAAAAAATACAGCGTAAATTATTGGTTTTCCGTATTTTTATTCATTACATTAGGCGTTTATACTTTTTCTTTTAATGGACTGCGTCAAGGATTGGCAATGGCGATCTTTACCTTGACCATTCCTTATCTGTTAGAAAAACGATTTGTTCCATACCTGCTGATTTGTGCAATTGCTTCATTGTTCCATGTAACCGCATTATTTATGATTCCATTTTATTTTATCGTCAATTTAAGAATAAAGCCCTTATATAAAATTTTGGCAACATTTTTAGGGTCGCTATTAGTGAGTGGGGTATTGGTCGCTTATATTTCTTCTACTAACGATAGATACGAGGGTTATGCGAAAGCATCCGATGAAGCAGGCGGGTTTTTAACGCTTGGTTTTTATACAGCTATCATGATTTTAATCATCTTGATCAGTTATCTGTATAAAATTAAAGACAAAGATTTTCAAAAACTAATAACGTTTTATGCATCAGGCGTGGTTTTTATCATACCGTTAGCGATGTTAGGCACCAGTCCTTCAGGTCCTCAAAGGCTGCTTGCGTATTTTACATGGACATTGGTTTTGATACTGCCTATGATTTTAAAAAGAATTAATAATATTTATTTATATATAGCGAGTATCATTATTTTTCTCATGTATTTTGTCTTGACGACATCGAGATTTAGTAACTTGAGTCCATATATTATCAATCCGATATTTGAGGTTTTCTAATGAAAAATCAGACATATATATCCATTGGTATTCCCATTTATAATGCTGAAGCGTACTTGGAAGATGCTATCAAATCCATATTGGCTCAAACGCATGAGTTATGGGAGCTTATATTAATTGATGATGGCTCTACTGATGCGTCATTGGCCATCGCTAAGCGTTTTGAAGAGGCTGATCATAGAATAAAGGTCATTGCTGATGGCATAAACAAAAAACTGCCTGCTCGATTAAATCAGCTTATTGAAGAAGCGAACTATGATTATATAGCGCGCATGGATGCCGATGATCTAATACATCCAGATAGACTGGCAATTCAATTAAGTTTTTTAGAAAAAAATCCAAATTATGATTTGGTTTCTACAGGTGTCGTGTCTATTGATAATTTTAATAAAGTTTATGGTTGTCGTCATGTCGATCAAATTTACACGGAATTTAAAGAAATAGCCGCTGCGTATCCTATTGTGCATGCTGCTGTTTTGGCAAAAAAGAGTTGGTACGAACGAAATAAATATAATGAAAACTATCCAAGGTCTGAAGATTACGATTTGTGGTGTAGAGCTATCTCAAATCAAGATTTAAATTTAGCGGTATTGCCTGATTTATTATACTATTATAGAGAAGAAGGGAATTTATCGTTATCTAAAATAACCAGATCATATAAAGACAGTTTTAAAACGTACTGTGAATATAAGGGAAACAGTTATTTAGGTTCTTTGAAATTATCAGCAAAACTGACAACAGTCACTTTTTTAGATTCGATAGGATTATTACAAAAGATAGCCAATAAAAGAAATAAATTAACAATATCTGACACGCTAAGAAATAATCATCAGTCAGTGGTAAATAGTATTTGTGCTAAATGATATTGTTTATAAAACGTCACTGATAAAATAATATATAAAAAATACTGAGGTGCTGAAATGACATTAAAGATATGCTTTCTAATGACAGATGCGGTGTCATTTAATGTGCTATATCGCGATCAGCTTGAATATATTAGAGACCATGCGGATATTGATATCACCTTAATCTGCGGTGGAAATAAACAGCAGTTAGATATTTTACGTGAGCGCAAAATAGGCAAGGTGATTAATTTAAATTTTCAGCGTAAGCCTTCTTTGTTTAAAGATGCTCAGTCACTCGCGCTTTTAACCCGTTATATGCTATCGAATCGTTTTGATGTGGTGATTTATTTAACGCCTAAAGCCTTGTTGTTAGGGAGTATCGCAAGTGCTGTTACATTTCAAAAGAGACGAATTGCTTTTAGCGTGGGTAGAGCCTATGAGAATTTTTCAGGTTTAAAAAAGAGGGTGTTTCAGGGTCTGGATATATTAAGTTTTGGCTTGTCTCACGAGGTTTTATTTGTTTCTGAATCTTTGCTCAGCGTATGCCTAGCAGAAAATATCCTCAAAAAAAGCAAAGCAACTGTCGTTGATAATGGCTCATTTAACGGCATCGATACTGATTTGCTGCAACCTATGGCTCAGCTAGAAAAAGAGGCATTAAGAAAGAAGTACAAGATACCTGACAATACCTTTGTGATTTGCGTGGTAGGGCGAGTTTGTGATGATAAAGGCTTCAAAGATATTGAGTATATATCCGAAAAACTAAGAGAAGAAAACGTCTACTTTATGTTCATAGGAGACTGTGAAGACGACGTAGGAAAAGTAGTCGTTGAAAAAGTTGTCAAAGATAATAGAGGTGTATATATACCAGCCAATCCAAATGTACACGAGGTTTTTCAGTGTGCTGATCTACATTTATTTTTGAGCTATCGTGAAGGGTTTGGCAGTGTCGCTATTGAAGCAGCAAGTTGCGCCGTTCCAACCTTTGCCTATGATGTCGTTGGTGTAAAAGATAGTGTCAAAGAAGGTATCAGCGGTCGAAAATTTAATTTTAAGGATATGTCGTCTGTCGCCGAAGCGATCAGTGCTGCTGCTACTGATAAGGAATTTGAAAAGAGATATCCTGATGCAAGAGACTGGGCCATTGCAAATTTTGAACGCAAGCAATTGTGGCAAAGTTATTTAAGTTTTTATTTACGTAATAGGGATGACCGCGTAAACGACAAAAGGCGGGCTGAAAAATGATAAAGCGACTATTTGACATTACGGCTGCTACGGCTGCCTTGGTAATACTATCTCCTGTTTATGCTATTACGGCTTATAAAGTTAAAAAAAACTTAGGATCACCAGTGATATTTAAACAAACTCGCCCTGGTCTAAATGGCAAGCCGTTTGAGATGATTAAGTTTCGCTCGATGAAAGATACTATCGATACAGAGGGTAATCCTTTAGAGGATGATGAGCGTTTGACGGCATTTGGTAAGACCTTGCGTAATAGCAGTCTCGATGAGCTGCCTGAACTATGGAATGTGATTAAAGGTGATATGAGTTTGGTGGGACCGCGACCACTATTAATGGAATATCTGCCCCTATATAATGATGAGCAAGCGCGTCGCCACCGTGTACGTCCGGGTATTACGGGATACGCACAAGTTAATGGTCGCAATGCGATTGGTTGGCATGAAAAATTTACGCTCGACACATGGTATGTCGATCATCAGTCATTATGGTTAGACATTATGATCTTGGTTAAAACAGTAAAAAAAGTCATTATCAAAGATGGCATTAGTGCTGATGGTGAAGCGACCATGAGTAAATTCACAGGTAATAGCGTCGATAAAAACACGCTTTGATGAGGAACGCATGCTAAATACTCCTTTTTCACCTTGGCCTAGTTTTACTCAGCAAGAAGCGGATGCGGTCAGTCAAGTATTGCTATCCAACAAGGTCAATTATTGGACAGGGCAAGAATGCCGTCAGTTTGAAGAGGAGTTCGCTGATTGGGCGGGTAGCAAATACGCAATTGCATTGGGCAACGGAACTTTGGCATTGGACGCGGCATTACAGGCACTTGGTATAGGTGTGGGTGATGAAGTTATTGTGACGCCGCGTACTTTTATTGCCAGTATCTCCTCAGTGGTTAATGCAGGCGCGACGCCCATTTTTGCGGATGTTGATGAGTCCACAGGGAATATCACTCCAGAGTCGATAGCGGCGGTATTGACGGACAAAACCAAAGGCATCGTCTGTGTGCATTTGGCAGGTTGGCCCTGTGATATGGATGGCATCATGGCACTGGCAGATCGGCATAACTTATATGTCATTGAAGACTGCGCACAAGCTCATGGTGCACGCTACAAAGGTCGTAGCGTTGGCAGTATCGGTCATATTGGCGCGTGGAGTTTTTGCCAAGATAAGATCATGACCACAGGCGGCGAGGGCGGTATGGTCACCACTGATGACGAGCAACTATGGCGAAAAATGTGGGCGTATAAAGACCATGGCAAAAGCTATGCGGCGGTCTATGAGACCGAGCAGCAGCCCGGCTATAATTGGCTACATGAGAGCTTTGGCACCAATTGGCGCATGACCGAGATTCAAGGCGTGATTGGGCGTATTCAATTGGCACATATGAGTGACTGGATAGCGAAGCGCAGTGCTAATGCTCAAGTGATATTAGAGGCATGTGCTAAATGGGAAGAAAAAGGCTATCTATCGGTGCCGACATTAGAGCAAGATTATCAGTTTCCAAACTCTACCCATGCCTATTATAAATTGTATGTTTATGTGCAACCAAATAACCTAGCTGAGGGCTGGACACGTGATCGCATCATTGAAGAAATAAATGCGCTAGGCGTGCCTTGCTATTCAGGGTCTGCCTCAGAGGTATATTTAGAAAAAGCATTCGATGATACAGGCTTGCGTCCAGAAAACAGACTGCCAATAGCAAAACAATTGGGAGAGACTAGCTTAATGTTTTTGGTTCATCCTACCTTAACCACTGCCGAAATCGCGCAAACGATAGATGCAATCGATCGCGTGTTTGCTTCAATGATTCAGTAATATGAGAATATCGCTTATTAAGGCGTGTTGATTATTTATAAATAGTTGCAGCTATTGGCTTTTATTTTTGATTGGACTTTCTTATAAAACGGTAAAGGTTGTCAAGGTTGCATCGGTAATGACATGATATTGCTGGATTGGCGAGTGATAGAAACTTATAAGTATCCAAGTCTTATCTCACGCTAGGATTTTTTAGCCCAGACAGGTACAATATCAGTCTTAATCATACATTGATCAAGCATAAGACAGGCATGCAAATAGTTGCGGGCGCTGTCTTTCTTTTTTTATCGCACCCTCTATTGGAGTTACTATGTCAACTGCCCAAGGATCTGCTACCGTTTTGGACGGTAAAGCACTTGCTAAACAAATAGAACAGCAACTGAGTACGCGTGTAGACGCTATCAAGAATAAAACAGGACGCACCCCAAGCTTAGCGACGATATTGGTCGGCGACGATCCCGCTTCTGCGACTTATGTACGTATGAAAGGTAATGCTTGTAAACGTGTCAGCATGGATTCTATACGCGTTGAGATGCCAAGTGCGACGACCACTGAAGAGCTGATGGCGAAAATAGATGAACTCAATAGCAATCCAGACGTCCATGGTATCTTGCTACAACATCCAGTGCCTGCACATATCGATGAGCGTGCTTGCTTTGAGCAGATTGACTTGGCAAAAGACGTCGATGGTGTGACCTGTCTTGGCTTTGGTCGTATGGCGATGCAGCAATCTGCTTATGGTTCATGTACCCCGCAAGGCATCATGCACTTATTAGAGCATCATAATATCGAGCTTGCTGGTAAGGAAGCCGTAGTTGTAGGTCGCAGTGCCATCTTGGGTAAACCAATGGCGATGATGCTATTGAATGCCAACTGCACCGTAACGATTTGCCATTCAAGAACACAAGATTTAGAGTCTCATATTAAGCGTGCGGATATCGTGGTTGGGGCAGTGGGCGTGCCTGAACTGATCAAAGCTAATTGGATCAAAGCGGGCGCTGTGGTTATCGATGCAGGCTTTCATCCAACGGATAATGGCGGCGTCGGTGATATTGAGTTGCAAGGTGTTGAAAACATCGCCAGTGCTTATACGCCTGTACCGGGCGGCGTGGGTCCAATGACCATTAATACCCTTATTCGCCAAACGGTTGATGCTGCTGAAAAATCTGCCGGTTTGAATATCGGCTAAAAAGAGAGTCATACGAATACTGATTGCCGATAAATAAGGGGCCTGAGGTAATATATACTCAGGCTAAATCAACCACATCTCAGTTGATAGGACCTAAACATGGCTAAAAAAAACGTAGGTGTTCATGAGCGACTACAAGGTATCGGTAGAGAGTTTGTCGATGTCTGTCATTACGTTATTTTATTTCTAATCAGTGTGGTTGTTGTTTGGACCGCTGGCAAAGAGTTCGTTGGTATTGTTCAAAAAGGCTCAGCGGATTTAAAAGACATATTGATGTTGTTTATTTACCTTGAGCTGCTGGCGATGATAGGTATTTATTTTAAAACACACCGTCTGCCGGTACAGTTTTTGATATTTATCGCGATTACTGCTTTGTCCCGACATTTGGTGGTTGATGTACAGGCGGTCTCAGACTATTTCCATTTATGGCTGCTGGCGACAATTTCTGTGGCCATTATGCTATTGAGCGGTTCTATCGTAGTATTGACTTGGACAGCAAAAACGTTTGGCCGTCCAGAGGACAATCTTGATAAACAGCATGCAAACTTAACGATTAAAGCGCTATTACCTGATAATGCTCAAGCGCCTGATAGTCATACCAAGCATCGCCGTGAATAACTATTAAATAGCAGCATAAAAAAGGGTTACCACTGGTCGCCCTTTTTTGCCTTCTTAAATCTCACATTTTATTGTTTGAGCGTTAAATGCCCTTTAAGAAGGTCATTAATGTTTGTTTTTGCGTGGCGGATAACTGTGTAAAACGCGTCTTTGTACTTTCTGCTTCACCACCATGCCAGAGTATCGCTTCAGTTAAGCTGCTGGCACGACCATCATGCAAAAACCGCGCTTCTGGATCACGTGCCACAATGCCAATTCCCCACAATGGCGGTGTACGCCACTCAAAGCTTTCTGCATTTTTCTCTTTCACGCTATCATCTAGTCCAGCACCCATGTCATGCAGTAATAAATCAGTATAAGGATAAATGTTTTGCTGTGATAGGAGGGGGAAGCGATCACTATTGCCTGTTTTTTGCTTGGGTGTGTGACAGCCAGCACAGCCGACTTGTGCAAATAGTTGCGCTCCTTTATTAAAATCTGATAAATCGTCTATTCGC
Proteins encoded in this region:
- a CDS encoding sugar transferase, producing MIKRLFDITAATAALVILSPVYAITAYKVKKNLGSPVIFKQTRPGLNGKPFEMIKFRSMKDTIDTEGNPLEDDERLTAFGKTLRNSSLDELPELWNVIKGDMSLVGPRPLLMEYLPLYNDEQARRHRVRPGITGYAQVNGRNAIGWHEKFTLDTWYVDHQSLWLDIMILVKTVKKVIIKDGISADGEATMSKFTGNSVDKNTL
- a CDS encoding EpsG family protein — protein: MLPYLLVLSLVIFWIVLEKKSLNRTSFWLPLIILTVFAGLRSYRVGTDTGNYTRNFNSQLNAEYFRFNEDIEFGYQLLEYALLRMTTHYFWLLVITSLIIVYCYLRVIKKYSVNYWFSVFLFITLGVYTFSFNGLRQGLAMAIFTLTIPYLLEKRFVPYLLICAIASLFHVTALFMIPFYFIVNLRIKPLYKILATFLGSLLVSGVLVAYISSTNDRYEGYAKASDEAGGFLTLGFYTAIMILIILISYLYKIKDKDFQKLITFYASGVVFIIPLAMLGTSPSGPQRLLAYFTWTLVLILPMILKRINNIYLYIASIIIFLMYFVLTTSRFSNLSPYIINPIFEVF
- a CDS encoding glycosyltransferase family 2 protein, with product MKNQTYISIGIPIYNAEAYLEDAIKSILAQTHELWELILIDDGSTDASLAIAKRFEEADHRIKVIADGINKKLPARLNQLIEEANYDYIARMDADDLIHPDRLAIQLSFLEKNPNYDLVSTGVVSIDNFNKVYGCRHVDQIYTEFKEIAAAYPIVHAAVLAKKSWYERNKYNENYPRSEDYDLWCRAISNQDLNLAVLPDLLYYYREEGNLSLSKITRSYKDSFKTYCEYKGNSYLGSLKLSAKLTTVTFLDSIGLLQKIANKRNKLTISDTLRNNHQSVVNSICAK
- the folD gene encoding bifunctional methylenetetrahydrofolate dehydrogenase/methenyltetrahydrofolate cyclohydrolase FolD, producing MSTAQGSATVLDGKALAKQIEQQLSTRVDAIKNKTGRTPSLATILVGDDPASATYVRMKGNACKRVSMDSIRVEMPSATTTEELMAKIDELNSNPDVHGILLQHPVPAHIDERACFEQIDLAKDVDGVTCLGFGRMAMQQSAYGSCTPQGIMHLLEHHNIELAGKEAVVVGRSAILGKPMAMMLLNANCTVTICHSRTQDLESHIKRADIVVGAVGVPELIKANWIKAGAVVIDAGFHPTDNGGVGDIELQGVENIASAYTPVPGGVGPMTINTLIRQTVDAAEKSAGLNIG
- a CDS encoding DegT/DnrJ/EryC1/StrS family aminotransferase, whose product is MLNTPFSPWPSFTQQEADAVSQVLLSNKVNYWTGQECRQFEEEFADWAGSKYAIALGNGTLALDAALQALGIGVGDEVIVTPRTFIASISSVVNAGATPIFADVDESTGNITPESIAAVLTDKTKGIVCVHLAGWPCDMDGIMALADRHNLYVIEDCAQAHGARYKGRSVGSIGHIGAWSFCQDKIMTTGGEGGMVTTDDEQLWRKMWAYKDHGKSYAAVYETEQQPGYNWLHESFGTNWRMTEIQGVIGRIQLAHMSDWIAKRSANAQVILEACAKWEEKGYLSVPTLEQDYQFPNSTHAYYKLYVYVQPNNLAEGWTRDRIIEEINALGVPCYSGSASEVYLEKAFDDTGLRPENRLPIAKQLGETSLMFLVHPTLTTAEIAQTIDAIDRVFASMIQ
- a CDS encoding polysaccharide pyruvyl transferase family protein yields the protein MNIAAIKKLIPLRLKKHLAAYMGARSLPLPTGKRCFIFLAADYGNIGDIAISHAQKQYLQRVLTDYDVVSVAISQTRFVLNAIKQQIKETDIVTIIGGGNMGGTYPDIEELRQLVIKSFPANRIVCFPQTLDWNDSIQSKRALQRIVKVYAKHPDIHVFARESITAAKLIELFAEYSNVHIGLVPDIVMSANATVLGTTDCLAPSGILRCLRDDKEAALSAEQYAMIDKALADTGYQIEKTDTHAGGSQLDEAHCTKLLTDKLSQFRAAKLVVTDRLHGMILCLLSGTPCLVLPNANHKIRQTQLDWLGGHPRLVFLELEEIADIATFIDSLLSLPHGTMDESPVDIAEYDDLKKALVAI
- a CDS encoding glycosyltransferase family 2 protein; translated protein: MTTIETPLVSVIVPVYNVASYIDACLASIKQQTYQNIEIIVVEDCSTDDSNQALASHLIDERIKVIQHHKNSGLSAARNTGIKSAIGEYMMFVDSDDIIDSRLVAACVDCALTTHAEGVTYGFTPFKDGITETDLPYPASNLAFEATKIDGSYFSLPHFAWLKFIKSSAVRSASLQFPVGLYYEDWPFHWHLGLATNIKYHLPIDFYLYRQRGTSITGSTDKKLLDLFVIHAEVISLVEDYQADEVKKTLANKIKQSHWIILTRIDNDYLSAAVAQAKKADKTLRLKGYKSDLTVRNMMISNIVRMPTQVALLMLQVLRQALDKRARVKGQEQADSE
- a CDS encoding glycosyltransferase, which translates into the protein MTIQRVLHIVGKMDRAGAETMLMNLYRHIDHSQIQFDFITFTDEVGDYDAEIIALGGRIIPILADHSLARMWQLKNFLKQHPDYQIVHAHMLLNNAFHLLAAKGAGVPHRISHSHSTSNGKTNIVKKIYEQWAFITNRKLATDKMSCGGQAANYLFGSIKDVWLLPNAVDIQQMMTVANQSRQYLGKEFGDEGLKIIQVGRLNEVKNHQFSLEIAEQLKKRQIAFTLYIVGQGSLDMRLRQQVADKSLLDTVKFLGMRTDITELMASADYMIMPSLHEGFPVVLVESQTVGLKALVSDQVSPEVDLGLGLVQFLPIHSAKDWVDCLLAPKQPKPNEKDITTALNLYGFSAATNAQILMQKYLSM
- a CDS encoding glycosyltransferase, giving the protein MTLKICFLMTDAVSFNVLYRDQLEYIRDHADIDITLICGGNKQQLDILRERKIGKVINLNFQRKPSLFKDAQSLALLTRYMLSNRFDVVIYLTPKALLLGSIASAVTFQKRRIAFSVGRAYENFSGLKKRVFQGLDILSFGLSHEVLFVSESLLSVCLAENILKKSKATVVDNGSFNGIDTDLLQPMAQLEKEALRKKYKIPDNTFVICVVGRVCDDKGFKDIEYISEKLREENVYFMFIGDCEDDVGKVVVEKVVKDNRGVYIPANPNVHEVFQCADLHLFLSYREGFGSVAIEAASCAVPTFAYDVVGVKDSVKEGISGRKFNFKDMSSVAEAISAAATDKEFEKRYPDARDWAIANFERKQLWQSYLSFYLRNRDDRVNDKRRAEK
- a CDS encoding phosphate-starvation-inducible protein PsiE produces the protein MAKKNVGVHERLQGIGREFVDVCHYVILFLISVVVVWTAGKEFVGIVQKGSADLKDILMLFIYLELLAMIGIYFKTHRLPVQFLIFIAITALSRHLVVDVQAVSDYFHLWLLATISVAIMLLSGSIVVLTWTAKTFGRPEDNLDKQHANLTIKALLPDNAQAPDSHTKHRRE